A genome region from Pyrenophora tritici-repentis strain M4 chromosome 9, whole genome shotgun sequence includes the following:
- a CDS encoding Chromo domain containing protein, producing the protein MKTLQDELRASMQWAQAKQAEYANEGRLPAPAFKVGDQVMLDTRNLRTKRPSASLDLKNRGPFTIVRAINNTAYELDLPANMKRIHNVFHPWLLHLVDDNPLTGQTQDPEVPAEFDPEVEDDTEYTVEAIEDCRINKKLKDPAARGRKGKTTQGLLQYLVRWANYPDGPDNPSWEPYMNLADSADTVTRYHLDHPNKPPMHRKFKSLTGKQDMLVMRLHALSRV; encoded by the coding sequence ATGAAAACGCTGCAGGACGAGCTGCGAGCTTCAATGCAATGGGCGCAAGCAAAACAAGCAGAATACGCCAATGAAGGAAGGCTACCCGCACCAGCTTTCAAAGTCGGCGACCAAGTGATGCTGGACACTCGCAACCTACGGACGAAAAGACCCTCCGCGTCATTAGACCTAAAGAACCGCGGTCCCTTTACTATCGTTCGcgccatcaacaacaccgcATACGAGCTAGATCTTCCCGCTAACATGAAGCGCATCCACAATGTCTTCCACCCATGGCTCTTACACTTGGTTGACGACAACCCACTTACTGGACAAACACAAGATCCTGAGGTCCCTGCGGAGTTCGACCCAGAAGTGGAAGACGACACTGAATACACTGTCGAAGCAATCGAAGACTGCCGCATTAATAAGAAGCTTAAGGATCCTGCCGCCCGCGGTCGCAAGGGCAAGACTACCCAAGGCCTGCTCCAATACTTGGTACGATGGGCAAACTATCCCGACGGCCCCGACAATCCTTCATGGGAACCATACATGAACCTCGCGGACTCCGCTGACACTGTGACGCGCTATCACCTTGATCACCCAAACAAGCCGCCTATGCACAGGAAGTTTAAGTCTCTCACAGGCAAACAAGATATGCTGGTTATGCGACTTCACGCTCTTAGTCGTGTCTAG